The Equus asinus isolate D_3611 breed Donkey chromosome 4, EquAss-T2T_v2, whole genome shotgun sequence genome has a segment encoding these proteins:
- the ZNF804A gene encoding zinc finger protein 804A produces the protein MECYYIVISSTHLSNGHFRNIKGVFRGPLSKNGDKTLDYAEKENTIAKALEDLKANFYCELCDKQYYKHQEFDNHINSYDHAHKQRLKELKQREFARNVASKSRKDERKQEKALQRLHKLAELRKETVCAPGSGPMFKSTTVTVRENCNEISRRVVVDSVNNQEDFKYTLIHSEESAKDVTTVTTDPESAGNYTAKNNQRGDQAQGLHRHKIGFSFAFPKKASVKLESSAAAFSEYNDDASVEKGFSRKSRFVPGACHLQLSSPTDVLLGSEEKANSFHIPEGMCTDKETAQTQEMKEVSSEQDALLLPSFYQFQLPLSSDADSCQNSVPLADQILQEDVIINEDISMSDNSSELLGNKSTVLDMANDCISLQATTEENVKDNDVSVIEVENKNHGPEMLAPSNSEEDNTTLHKKTDPYKRPSEPFVPVLNKDRSTVLQWPSEMLTYTTTQPSISYSCNPLCFDFKSTKLNNNLDKNKLPLNDLYSQQNGEDICKRPVLDCKDTSTAELTDYEIGGSRNEYTQVTPLLADDNTLSNTCDSGKNENTDQRYKNISCRIRKTKKYNLTKNQIKQDTVDEKYNKMRLKDTHEHWFHKSRRKKKRRRLCQHHSGEKTKESETHFKMEMENSYTDTTRKNLLETITEKEYLAAEQLLDSYQLPDKRAKSASTNLSANEEICKTWSSEYNNDDAVSSKTHCKKNSIVLNGKSSPTMIHPGKHNLTYSRTYCNWKAKMSSCSQDHRCLVLPNDMKCLSQNQAVKRGYNSLINESERSHRKRRQHSHSYSSDESLNRQNYLPEEFLRPPRASAPCKPKRKRRRKRSRFHTGFEALELKENTDYPMKGNSSLHYQGELISEDTKEEIKPQEIANVERNLEQTDQVENKLHPSSPLPSEISGETEPLVMDTTPGELPEISNEPTTSVYVASAPTKEEINNTLLKHKERSENRDVNEKQIPCKVPNIERNSRQSRPKSYLCHYELAEVPPQGKMNEASTEWLRFNSGILNAQPPLPFKEAHVSGHTFVTTEQILAPLALPEQALLIPIENHDKFKNLPCEVYQHIIPANMLANKVKFTFPPAALPPPSTPLQPLPLQQPLCSTSVTTIHHTVLQQHAAAAAAAAAAAAAGTFKVLQPHQQFLSQVPALTRTSLPQISVGPVGPRLCPGNQPTFVAPPQMPVIPASVLHPGHLAFPPLPHALFPSLLSPHPTVIPLQPLF, from the exons AGGCTCAAAGAACTGAAACAAAGGGAATTTGCTCGAAATGTAGCATCTAAATCcaggaaagatgaaagaaaacaggaaaaggctCTCCAACGCCTGCACAAGCTGGCCGAGCTAAGAAAGGAAACTGTATG TGCTCCTGGAAGTGGCCCCATGTTCAAGTCAACAACTGTTACTGTGCGAGAAAATTGTAATGAAATTTCCCGAAGAGTTGTTGTGGATTCAGTTAATAACCAGGAAGATTTCAAATATACTCTGATTCACAGTGAAGAGAGTGCTAAAGATGTTACCACTGTTACTACAGACCCAGAAAGCGCAGGTAATTATACAGCAAAAAATAACCAACGTGGAGATCAAGCCCAGGGACTTCACAGACACAAAATTggcttttcttttgcatttccaaagAAAGCATCCGTGAAACTGGAGTCCTCAGCTGCAGCCTTCTCTGAATACAATGATGATGCCTCTGTGGAAAAAGGATTTAGCAGAAAAAGTAGATTTGTCCCCGGTGCTTGTCATCTTCAACTATCTTCACCAACAGATGTGCTTTTGGGTTCTGAGGAGAAAGCTAACTCTTTTCATATACCAGAGGGAATGTGTACTGACAAAGAAACTGCTCAAACTCAAGAGATGAAAGAAGTTTCTAGTGAACAAGATGCATTattattaccttcattttacCAGTTTCAGCTTCCTTTATCTTCTGATGCAGACAGTTGCCAAAATTCAGTCCCATTGGCAGACCAAATATTACAGGAAGATGTTATTATTAATGAAGACATATCTATGAGTGATAATAGTTCTGAGTTGTTAGGAAATAAATCCACAGTTCTTGACATGGCTAATGATTGCATATCTTTGCAAGCTACaactgaggaaaatgttaaggaCAATGATGTATCCGTAATtgaagttgaaaataaaaatcatggccCTGAGATGTTGGCCCCTTCTAATTCTGAAGAAGATAACACAACCTTACATAAAAAAACAGATCCATATAAAAGACCAAGTGAGCCATTTGTACCAGTACTTAACAAAGACAGATCCACAGTTCTCCAGTGGCCGTCAGAAATGCTGACTTACACAACTACTCAACCATCAATCTCCTATAGCTGTAATCCTCTCTGTTTTGACTTCAAGTCCACTAAATTAAACAACAATCTAGATAAAAATAAACTGCCCTTGAATGATCTTTATTCCCAGCAGaatggagaagacatttgcaagaGACCAGTCTTAGATTGCAAGGACACATCTACTGCAGAACTCACTGATTATGAAATTGGAGGTAGCAGAAATGAATACACCCAAGTCACTCCTCTTTTAGCTGATGATAATACTCTCTCCAATACTTGTGATTCTGGAAAAAATGAGAATACAGATCAGAggtataaaaatatttcctgtaggatcagaaaaacaaaaaaatataatcttactaaaaatcaaataaaacaggATACTGTAGATGAGAAATACAACAAAATGAGGTTAAAAGATACTCATGAACACTGGTTCcataaaagtagaagaaagaaaaaaagaaggaggttATGTCAACATCATAGTGGGGAGAAAACCAAAGAATcagaaactcacttcaaaatggaaatggaaaatagtTACACTGATACAACTAGGAAAAATCTACTGGAAACAATTACTGAAAAGGAGTATTTAGCTGCAGAGCAATTATTGGACTCATATCAACTCCCTGATAAAAGGGCCAAATCAGCATCTACAAACTTAAGtgcaaatgaagaaatatgtAAAACCTGGAGCAGTGAATACAATAACGATGATGCTGTCAGTTCTAAAACCCACTGTAAAAAGAACTCAATTGTTTTAAATGGAAAATCCAGTCCAACAATGATACATCCTGGGAAACACAATTTGACATATTCCAGAACTTACTGTAATTGGAAAGCCAAAATGTCCAGCTGTAGTCAGGATCACAGATGCCTGGTTCTCCCAAATGACATGAAATGCCTGAGTCAGAATCAGGCTGTTAAAAGAGGTTATAATTCTCTTATTAATGAATCAGAAAGATCCCATCGAAAACGTAGACAACATTCACATTCTTATTCTTCAGATGAAAGTTTAAATCGACAGAATTATTTACCAGAAGAATTTTTGAGGCCACCACGTGCTTCTGCTCCCTGTAAGcctaaaaggaaaaggaggagaaaaagaagcagaTTCCACACCGGATTTGAAGCTTTGGAACTGAAAGAGAATACAGATTATCCCATGAAAGGCAATTCTTCCTTACATTACCAGGGTGAGTTAATAAGTGAAGatacaaaagaggaaattaaaccACAAGAAATTGCAAATGTCGAAAGAAACTTGGAACAAACAGACCAAGTAGAAAATAAACTGCACCCTAGCAGTCCCCTTCCTTCTGAAATCAGTGGAGAAACTGAGCCCTTAGTGATGGATACCACTCCTGGTGAATTGCCAGAGATTTCCAACGAGCCCACGACATCTGTCTATGTAGCCAGTGCcccaacaaaagaagaaattaataataccttgcttaaacacaaagaaagaagtgagaatagagatGTTAATGAAAAGCAAATTCCTTGCAAGGTGCCTAATATTGAAAGAAACTCTAGACAGTCCCGACCTAAATCATACCTTTGCCATTATGAACTGGCCGAAGTCCCTCCACAAGGAAAGATGAATGAGGCATCAACTGAGTGGCTGCGTTTTAATTCAGGAATCCTTAACGCACAACCACCACTACCATTCAAAGAAGCACATGTCAGTGGTCATACCTTTGTAACAACAGAGCAAATCCTGGCTCCATTAGCTTTACCAGAACAAGCATTATTGATCCCGATAGAAAACCATGACAAATTCAAAAATCTACCATGTGAGGTCTACCAGCACATCATCCCCGCGAATATGCTGGCCAACAAGGTCAAATTTACTTTTCCTCCAGCTGCCCTCCCGCCCCCTAGCACACCTCTGCAGCCTCTGCCTTTGCAGCAGCCCTTATGTTCTACCTCTGTAACCACTATCCACCACACTGTTTTGCAGCAGCATGCGGCAGCCGCTGCAGCCGCAGCGGCAGCGGCAGCCGCAGGAACATTTAAAGTGCTTCAACCACACCAACAGTTTCTTTCCCAAGTCCCAGCTCTCACCAGAACATCGTTACCTCAGATCTCAGTAGGACCAGTGGGACCAAGGCTTTGTCCTGGGAACCAGCCAACTTTTGTTGCTCCTCCTCAGATGCCAGTCATCCCAGCTTCAGTCCTTCATCCTGGCCATCTGGCTTTCCCGCCTTTACCCCATGCacttttcccttctctgctttcccCACACCCTACTGTCATCCCACTGCAGCCCCTCTTCTGA